The following coding sequences are from one Novosphingobium sp. Gsoil 351 window:
- a CDS encoding MFS transporter produces MIVLAIALALGQLMLGVFSAVQEAAKAELGLSDFALSLLNGLAVSIPVAVLSLPVGILVDRGNRVVLMVWTSFGWSVGTLLTAIAENLPLLFAARMLAGVGSNIATTIAISLAADLCLPERRGRSLLLLTIGKYAGTGLAFALGGALLSQFTTAGGLFDLSAWRSVHLLLGLLSLAGTATLLFLREPPRQEIAIGPSAPLRDTFAELWSYRRFLAPLFLGQLGVFMADASAAIWAAPVLQRSYGLGPGDFAGWMGLVIFGAGILGALIGGFAADLGQRRTRQGGARRRCNRRFARPAGRSVPVVRRSIRFRSGSFRAAARRNGVRPGDRDGDGRAATQRTARGRHRCFRRARRTDRFRHRADPGRSLERSVRR; encoded by the coding sequence ATGATCGTCCTTGCGATCGCACTGGCGCTTGGGCAACTGATGCTTGGCGTATTCAGCGCGGTCCAGGAAGCGGCGAAGGCCGAACTGGGCCTCAGCGACTTCGCCCTGAGCCTGCTCAACGGCCTAGCGGTGTCGATCCCGGTCGCGGTGCTGTCGCTGCCGGTCGGCATCCTCGTCGACCGAGGCAATCGCGTCGTGCTCATGGTGTGGACCTCGTTCGGGTGGAGCGTCGGCACGCTGCTGACTGCGATCGCGGAAAATTTGCCCCTGCTTTTCGCGGCGCGAATGCTCGCCGGGGTCGGTTCGAACATCGCCACGACAATCGCGATCTCGCTCGCCGCCGACTTGTGCCTGCCCGAGCGGCGCGGGCGCTCGCTGCTGTTGCTGACCATCGGCAAGTACGCCGGGACTGGGCTGGCGTTTGCTCTGGGTGGCGCCTTGCTTTCACAATTCACCACCGCAGGCGGCCTGTTCGATCTCAGCGCCTGGCGAAGCGTCCATCTGCTGCTTGGACTGCTAAGCCTTGCCGGTACCGCCACGCTCCTGTTCCTGCGCGAGCCGCCCCGGCAAGAGATCGCGATCGGCCCGAGCGCTCCGTTGCGCGACACCTTCGCCGAGCTGTGGAGCTACCGCCGCTTTCTCGCTCCGCTGTTTCTCGGCCAGCTCGGCGTATTCATGGCCGACGCCTCGGCGGCGATCTGGGCGGCCCCCGTGCTCCAGCGCAGCTACGGACTTGGCCCGGGCGACTTCGCCGGATGGATGGGCCTGGTAATCTTCGGTGCCGGAATCCTCGGTGCGCTGATCGGCGGGTTCGCCGCAGACTTGGGCCAGCGCCGGACGCGGCAGGGGGGTGCTCGACGGCGCTGTAATCGCCGCTTTGCTCGCCCTGCCGGCCGCAGCGTTCCCGTTGTCCGCCGGAGCATTCGGTTTCGGAGCGGCTCTTTTCGCGCTGCTGCTCGGCGGAACGGTGTGCGGCCTGGTGACCGCGACGGCGATGGCCGTGCTGCTACCCAACGAACTGCGCGGGGTCGCCATCGGTGTTTTCGTCGCGCTCGCCGGACTGATCGCTTTCGGCATCGCGCCGACC